Proteins encoded together in one Impatiens glandulifera chromosome 1, dImpGla2.1, whole genome shotgun sequence window:
- the LOC124922398 gene encoding low affinity inorganic phosphate transporter 1-like, giving the protein MAKEQLEVLNALDVAKTQWYHFTAIIIAGMGFFTDAYDLFCISLITKLLGRIYYHQPGDLKPGSLPPNVAAAVNGVAFCGTLSGQLFFGWLGDKLGRKKVYGMTLMLMVLCSFGSGLSFGHTAKGVMTTLCFFRFWLGFGIGGDYPLSATIMSEYANKKTRGAFIAAVFAMQGFGILAGGAIGCLVSIAFRKSFPSPPYMVDPKRSVVPEADYVWRTILMFGAVPAGLTYYWRMKMPETARYTALVAKNTKQAAADMSKVLQVELQEDPEKAERIAERSRKSNEFGLFSKQFLNRHGLHLLGTASTWFLLDIAYYSQNLFQKDIFSAIGWIPDPRTMNAMDEVYYISRAQTLIALCSTVPGYWFTVALIDTMGRFTIQLMGFFFMTLFMFVLAIPYSYWTHKDHRIGFVIMYSLTFFFANFGPNATTFIVPAEIFPARLRSTCHGISAASGKAGAIIGAFGFLYMAQSPDPKKADKGYPPGIGVRNALLILGGVNLLGFFFTFLVPEPKGKSLEEMSQENFEDDEEIVELGPGPSTVFENRTA; this is encoded by the exons ATGGCGAAAGAACAATTGGAAGTGCTGAATGCGTTAGACGTAGCCAAAACACAATGGTATCATTTCACTGCAATCATAATAGCCGGGATGGGATTCTTCACCGACGCCTACGATCTATTCTGCATCTCCCTGATCACGAAACTTCTCGGTCGCATTTACTACCACCAGCCAGGCGATCTCAAGCCGGGTTCCCTCCCTCCAAATGTCGCTGCAGCTGTTAACGGAGTTGCGTTTTGCGGCACTCTGTCTGGTCAACTATTCTTTGGTTGGCTGGGAGATAAACTAGGTCGCAAGAAAGTCTATGGCATGACACTAATGCTAATGGTTTTATGTTCATTTGGGTCTGGGCTTTCTTTTGGACATACTGCGAAAGGAGTGATGACCACCCTTTGTTTCTTTAGGTTCTGGCTTGGGTTTGGTATCGGAGGAGACTATCCTCTGTCAGCCACTATTATGTCAGAATATGCAAACAAGAAGACTCGTGGGGCGTTTATTGCTGCAGTTTTTGCTATGCAGGGATTCGGAATATTAGCCGGTGGGGCTATTGGATGTCTTGTATCGATTGCTTTTAGGAAATCTTTTCCATCTCCGCCGTATATGGTGGATCCGAAAAGGTCAGTTGTACCAGAGGCTGATTATGTTTGGAGAACTATATTGATGTTTGGCGCTGTCCCAGCTGGTTTGACATATTATTGGAGGATGAAGATGCCAGAAACTGCAAGGTACACTGCTTTGGTGGCTAAGAATACCAAACAAGCTGCAGCAGACATGTCCAAG GTTCTCCAAGTGGAGCTGCAAGAAGATCCTGAGAAAGCTGAAAGAATAGCAGAGCGTTCGAGGAAGAGCAATGAATTCGGACTGTTTTCGAAACAATTCCTGAATCGTCATGGGCTACACCTGCTGGGAACAGCCTCAACCTGGTTCTTGCTGGACATTGCTTACTACAGTCAAAACCTGTTCCAGAAGGATATCTTCAGCGCGATCGGATGGATACCTGATCCAAGAACAATGAACGCTATGGATGAGGTCTACTACATCTCGCGGGCTCAGACCCTGATCGCGCTTTGCAGCACCGTCCCCGGATACTGGTTCACCGTGGCACTAATCGATACAATGGGGCGTTTCACTATCCAGCTTATGGGTTTCTTCTTCATGACACTTTTCATGTTTGTCCTAGCGATTCCGTATAGTTACTGGACACATAAGGATCATCGGATTGGGTTCGTGATAATGTACTCACTGACGTTTTTCTTTGCCAATTTTGGGCCAAATGCTACGACGTTTATTGTCCCCGCGGAGATATTTCCGGCGAGGCTAAGGTCTACATGTCATGGGATATCTGCGGCATCTGGGAAGGCAGGCGCAATTATAGGTGCGTTTGGGTTCTTGTACATGGCTCAGAGTCCAGACCCGAAGAAGGCGGATAAGGGTTACCCACCAGGGATTGGGGTGAGGAATGCATTGCTAATTCTGGGAGGGGTTAATTTGTTGGGATtctttttcacgtttttggttcCTGAACCAAAGGGGAAGTCGTTGGAAGAGATGTCTCAGGAGAATTTTGAGGATGATGAAGAGATTGTCGAACTCGGACCCGGACCCAGCACCGTCTTTGAAAACCGAACCGCTTAA